The stretch of DNA aagctgttcttgccataatatggattttgtcttttaccaaatagggctataccacccctaccttgtcacaacacaactgaatggctccaacgcattaagaaggaaagaaattccacaaattaacttttaacaaggcacagctgttaattgaaatgcattccaggtgactacctcatgatgctggttgagagaatgccaagagtgtccaaagctgttgccatggcaaatggtggctactttgaaggatctcaaatgtaaaatatattttgatttgagaATTTATtttattactacatgattccctatgtgttatttcattgttttgatgtcttctctgttattcgacaatgtagaaTAGTAAGAATAATGCtagaatgagaaggtgtgtccaaacttttgactgttaccaTGTGTATATGTAGTTTTCTAGACCAGCGTTTTCCAAAGTCTGTCcttgggaccccaaggggtgcacgttttggtttagttgattatttgaatcagctatggcgtgctagggcaaaaaccaaaacttgCACCCCTtagggtcccgaggaccgagtttgggaaaccgtaatttaaccttttatttaactaggcaagtcggttaagaacaaattcttattttacaatgacagcctaccccggccaaacccttcccgaATCCGGACAAAGCTGGGCCAATTTTGTGCCacgctatgggactcccgatcactgtGATACAGCCAGGGATcgaaccatggtctgtagtgatgcctctagcactgagatgcagtgccttagaccactgcgccacagtGGTAATAATACAGACCTACAGTGGTTGTATTATTAATGTAGAGGATATTTTCTCTAAGTTGATATTGTTTTCTACTAGGCCCATTCTATTGTCATATTACATCACTTGTTTTGCAAATGCTCACACAGTCAGAACCTGAATTACATTAAACCCCCATTAGTGAGGATTTTCCACAGAAATCTGAATTCTTTCTTCCTAAGAACACAATTATCCACCCGCAATCATTGTTTCATTCCCCCACACATCTATCTAGAGCAGAAGATTCGCTCAACATTGTTTCCCCTGAAAGACAAGCCTATTGTTAAATGAAGCCATTTCCGCCTTGTTCTCTCGAATTAACCGTGATGGTAGTAAAGCCCCTATTCACACAGACTGACTCCCCTGGTCATATCATGCTTTGTTTAAGTCATTTAGATTACCTTATTCTGTCCCCCACCCCAGCCTTATCTTTCTGCCTATTTCATAAATCATCAGCGCCTTAATTTCCCCCCCACACTCCCCACATTGCCCCCGCCCCCTCCATTGcaacctcgctctctctcgctgactGGCACCCAGCCCCCGCCTCTctcagccctctccctctcctcggcTCTCCTCAGCCCAGCTGCCTGTGGAGTTGGACCAGGTCCAGGAACAGGCAGATGGCTCTGTAATTAGAAGTGCATCTCTCCATTCCCTTTCCACTTCTCTCTGTTAAATCAAATTAcagaaaaaaaatctgttttctgGTTTAGCATTCTTTGCAGCatagcctctctctcttccctctttcacCCCGTACATGCCAGAAAGCGTGAGTAATGGGTTATAGTGTCAGGAAGCTGGGATCTTTGTGTCCATTTGAATTTTAGGGGAGTGATTCGACGTTTCCGACACATGCAGGGGAAAAAAGGTTTGGAATGGCTTGCCATTTTCAATGTAGCATTCATTGTGGTTCGGAATAACTTGGAATGGACCCTTGAAGGGCCATTTAACCAAATGGCTATTAGAGTATTGGGTCACGGACCCATATCACCCCTAATTCAAAAAATACAAATTCAGTACATTGGTATTATCTATGCCCCTTCAGTATCTATGCCCCTTGGTACTATAGAAATCAGAGAAACAATTAAATGTGATTCCCTTGCTTATTTGAGGTCATGGGCTGGACAatgttgtgtgtttgtgcacatCTCCGTGTGTAAGCTGCTGGTGAAAGGATAGCTTGAGGGGAGGCTCTGCAGGCACTAACCCTGCTATGTCACTGGGCTCCTGGGAGAGAGGAAGTGCTGGCTGTGCTGTGGGATTGTAACCGTCGCTGTGCCCGGCATGGCCACTGTGCCGCTCTCGCACACCACATAGGCAGGGAGGCATGCCAGCCTCACCCTCGCCACCTCCTGGCTGCTTAGTGCTACAACCGTTAGCTAAACGTTAACACCATTGATTAGTGGCAGTTGTGCATTTGTTATCTTGGCAATAGTGATACCTGGCAATTGTAGATGTAAGGCGCAGACACCTTTTATTTTAGGGGAGGCTGACTGTAGGTATATATCATGCCGCAAGTGTGTTTTGTTGAAATGACAACTAATGTGAAATTTGTTTCACCTATTAGGTGTATGCCTCTTCCTCCGGGGATGAGTATGCCCGTGACAACGGAGGATATCCTGGCACCAAACCTGGCTCTGTCTACCCAGGCTCTTTTTACATGCAAGGTAACTATGTCAACCACTTAAGCACTGGAGTGATGACACAGTCTAACCTCTTTGTTATGTTAACTTAATGATTTAAGGTATATGAAAATGTGTTCTGTTCAAATGCACTGGAGTCAGTCATGTTTGAGTTAGTAAGTCCATTGCCTAACCCTGTTGTTGTTGACAGAGGGACTCCACCCCTCCTCTGACCCTTGGGCCTCATCAGGACCTTTGGGTCAGTCTGGCTACTCTGCCATGCTGGGGAACTCTCCCCACATCGGACAGCCCGGATCCTTCTCTGCCATCAACCCACAGGACAGGATGGTGAGGACAACACCACGCTATGTAATATTTCATATAATTTACTATCAAGTAACTGTTGTATTGAGTTCTGTGTTCTTTTTTAATGCTATTTCTACTCTCTGACGAATCCAACTTCCATACAAGTTGCTCTAACCCAAGCTGTTTTGTCTTCCCTCTAGAAGCGTCAACCCCTGCCTCTGTCCCCACAGAACTACCCTCTCCACGGCAGTGAGGTGAACGGCAGTCTCCCGCCCGGCTTCCACTCTGGCTCTGGGAGCTACAACCACACATCCTCCATCAACGGCGCAGACAGCATCATGGGTACAATAAAGGCTCACATGACAACCGTGCATTTTGTTAACCAATTACCTTGTCCTTCTCCTGTTAAAAATGTTGTGTTGCCCCTCGGTTTAACAATGTCTTTAAAGCGGTCTCACTAGCTTATTGGAGACCTTTTTATATAGTAGTTGCTGCCTTTTTAAATAATGGGTGAGGTCAATAAGCTGTCGTTTCTCCACAGCCAATAGAGGCACTACTGCAGGGAGCTCAGGGGATGAGATTGGGAAGGCTCTTGCTTCAGTGAGTAATCCTCTCAAAAAAAATCCTACAGACCTTTTGATTGAACTGCATTGTGTTCTGCTGTTCACTGTCTAAAGACACTTTGTCCTGTGTGGGTTAGATCTACCCCTCGGACCACAACAGTAACAACTTCTCCTCCACACCCTCCACCCCAGTGGGCTCGCCCCAGGGAATTGCAGGTATACATACTGGATTATACATGCTGCATCTAATAGCTTGTATTAGTAAAGGGCTTGACTGGATCTCTGGAGCCCTGAAAATGGTTCTGGAGCTCCATCTACTGTTGGAAATCAGAGCTGTCATTTTGTTGGACAGGATTTTCTGTGTAAATATGGCAtctcttctattctctctctgcaggagcTGCATCTCAATGGCCAAGACCTTCAGGGCAGTCTGCCCTGTCACCCAACTACGAAGGGCAACTGCATGCCCTGGTACGCCCTCATCACTCCAAATAATTACAAAATCTATTATTTGATGTGATCGTATAGTAGTCAACATAGTGACTGAGATGTGCCCTTTACATCTGTCTCCTTGCAGCAGAACAAAATGGAGGACCGCCTGGAGGAGGCCATCCACGTGCTGCGTAGCCACGCTGTCCAAGGCCCGCCCGGCCTGGGAGGAGGAGCCCACTCTGACATGCACAGCCTGCTGAGCGCTGTGTCCTCTGTACACAACGGTGGCCTGGGAGGTCTCTCTCAGGCCTTCTCCAATGCTGGCCTTGCCCTCAGCAACAGACACCCTACCTTGGTGAACACACCTTCTGACTCCAAGACTTAGCCCCCTGTTGTCTTACATTACTGAGATTATGATGATCATTTTTATTGAACTTTCCAAGCAACAGATTTAATAAAGCTTTTGTCATCGCGTTGCATGTTGTTGTGTTTGTCTCATGTTTTGTTACCATTCTCCAGGGAGGGAACCACCAGGAGGAGCCCACAGGCCTTCCTCCCAGCAGTACCCTGCTGCACGGTCACCACGCCTCCGGACCCCCTCAGCCCACTGGACAACCAGAGGGCTTCACCAGTGAGTCACACACTCTGATTCACTGCTCATCCCCCACATGACCTGTGACCTTTACTCCTGTTCCCTGATTTAATGTATTAAACATGGCAAGCCGATAAGATAATGGGGCTACTTAATTGTTCTCTAAATCGGACATACTGAAGGTGCATTTCTGTGCTGCAACACAGGTCTGCCAGGAAGTGTGGCCCGCTCCACACACTCGTCCAGCGGCTCGGACATCAAGAGGGAGGACAAGGAGGACGACGAGAACTCCTCCATCGCTGACAAGTCTGAGGACGAGAAGAAAGAAACCAAACGCATCAGAGCAAGGTAGGTGATCACCAACCTTCTCTCACCCCGACTATTGACACTGTCAACTGTCATAGAGAATGCATTCCTGTGTTACCATTTGTTGATGAACATACTGTAGACTATTTTATCCCACATAGGTGGAAATGTTGTTCAATTTTGTTAGCGAAAGAAATACAAGGAGGAGCGCATGACATTAGCCTCGATGTAGATGCACAATTTCAACTGCTAGTTAGCTGTGTTAGTTGAGTTGGTCACTAATCTAATTGGTAGCTAGTTGTGTAATGCCCTCCCGTCATGTTCCATTGTTTTCAGAAAGGAGGCGTTGACCCTCCAGatcctctctggcctctcaggccTGTCAGACCCGGGAGATGAGTAAGTCTCCATCCATAGGCCATAGTGCTTTGTGCGCTGAAAGCACACAATTGGGGAGCCAATACTGTATATCAAAGTCTACCGTTCTGCAAAGCCTAGCACTTACATTTTCATTTGGTTTGATGGTAATAGACATAAGTTGGAAAACAAAGCAACATTGAATATGGTAAATGGTAAAAAAT from Salvelinus fontinalis isolate EN_2023a chromosome 5, ASM2944872v1, whole genome shotgun sequence encodes:
- the LOC129855170 gene encoding transcription factor E2-alpha-like isoform X9, which encodes MNEQPQQRMAAVGTQDKELNDLLDFSAMFAPPVANGKNRPTTLASSQFGGSALDERSSSGSWGPGEQNSPSFNQGRGYGDGSHYNEHEGLSSPFLSSGIGGKNERVPYSSFGGQPGFLPSDIAMPSPDAMSPSGLKSASQFYPGSYPNNPRRRPPDGQLDTQPKKIRKPPGLPSSVYASSSGDEYARDNGGYPGTKPGSVYPGSFYMQEGLHPSSDPWASSGPLGQSGYSAMLGNSPHIGQPGSFSAINPQDRMNYPLHGSEVNGSLPPGFHSGSGSYNHTSSINGADSIMANRGTTAGSSGDEIGKALASIYPSDHNSNNFSSTPSTPVGSPQGIAGAASQWPRPSGQSALSPNYEGQLHALQNKMEDRLEEAIHVLRSHAVQGPPGLGGGAHSDMHSLLSAVSSVHNGGLGGLSQAFSNAGLALSNRHPTLGGNHQEEPTGLPPSSTLLHGHHASGPPQPTGQPEGFTSLPGSVARSTHSSSGSDIKREDKEDDENSSIADKSEDEKKETKRIRARKEALTLQILSGLSGLSDPGDDQEDEDDEDLPPEVKVEREKERRVANNARERLRVRDINEAFKELGRMCQLHLSNDKPQTKLLILHQAVNVILNLEQQVRERNLNPKAACLKRREEEKVSGVVGESPMQLSGGHPGMGGDGHNPVSHM
- the LOC129855170 gene encoding transcription factor E2-alpha-like isoform X11, whose amino-acid sequence is MNEQPQQRMAAVGTQDKELNDLLDFSAMFAPPVANGKNRPTTLASSQFGGSALDERSSSGSWGPGEQNSPSFNQGRGYGDGSHYNEHEGLSSPFLSSGIGGKNERVPYSSFGGQPGFLPSDIAMPSPDAMSPSGLKSASQFYPGSYPNNPRRRPPDGQLDTQPKKIRKPPGLPSSVYASSSGDEYARDNGGYPGTKPGSVYPGSFYMQEGLHPSSDPWASSGPLGQSGYSAMLGNSPHIGQPGSFSAINPQDRMKRQPLPLSPQNYPLHGSEVNGSLPPGFHSGSGSYNHTSSINGADSIMANRGTTAGSSGDEIGKALASIYPSDHNSNNFSSTPSTPVGSPQGIAGAASQWPRPSGQSALSPNYEGQLHALQNKMEDRLEEAIHVLRSHAVQGPPGLGGGAHSDMHSLLSAVSSVHNGGLGGLSQAFSNAGLALSNRHPTLGGNHQEEPTGLPPSSTLLHGHHASGPPQPTGQPEGFTSLPGSVARSTHSSSGSDIKREDKEDDENSSIADKSEDEKKETKRIRARKEALTLQILSGLSGLSDPGDDQEDEDDEDLPPEVKVEREKERRVANNARERLRVRDINEAFKELGRMCQLHLSNDKPQTKLLILHQAVNVILNLEQQVRERNLNPKAACLKRREEEKVSGVVGESPMQLSGGHPGMGGDGHNPVSHM
- the LOC129855170 gene encoding transcription factor E2-alpha-like isoform X12 translates to MNEQPQQRMAAVGTQDKELNDLLDFSAMFAPPVANGKNRPTTLASSQFGGSALDERSSSGSWGPGEQNSPSFNQGRGYGDGSHYNEHEGLSSPFLSSGIGGKNERVPYSSFGGQPGFLPSDIAMPSPDAMSPSGLKSASQFYPGSYPNNPRRRPPDGQLDTQPKKIRKPPGLPSSVYASSSGDEYARDNGGYPGTKPGSVYPGSFYMQEGLHPSSDPWASSGPLGQSGYSAMLGNSPHIGQPGSFSAINPQDRMKRQPLPLSPQNYPLHGSEVNGSLPPGFHSGSGSYNHTSSINGADSIMANRGTTAGSSGDEIGKALASIYPSDHNSNNFSSTPSTPVGSPQGIAGAASQWPRPSGQSALSPNYEGQLHALQNKMEDRLEEAIHVLRSHAVQGPPGLGGGAHSDMHSLLSAVSSVHNGGLGGLSQAFSNAGLALSNRHPTLGGNHQEEPTGLPPSSTLLHGHHASGPPQPTGQPEGFTSLPGSVARSTHSSSGSDIKREDKEDDENSSIADKSEDEKKETKRIRASQEDEDDEDLPPEVKVEREKERRVANNARERLRVRDINEAFKELGRMCQLHLSNDKPQTKLLILHQAVNVILNLEQQVRERNLNPKAACLKRREEEKVSGVVGESPMQLSGGHPGMGGDGHNPVSHM
- the LOC129855170 gene encoding transcription factor E2-alpha-like isoform X10; protein product: MNEQPQQRMAAVGTQDKELNDLLDFSAMFAPPVANGKNRPTTLASSQFGGSALDERSSSGSWGPGEQNSPSFNQGRGYGDGSHYNEHEGLSSPFLSSGIGGKNERVPYSSFGGQPGFLPSDIAMPSPDAMSPSGLKSASQFYPGSYPNNPRRRPPDGQLDTQPKKIRKPPGLPSSVYASSSGDEYARDNGGYPGTKPGSVYPGSFYMQEGLHPSSDPWASSGPLGQSGYSAMLGNSPHIGQPGSFSAINPQDRMVRTTPRYKRQPLPLSPQNYPLHGSEVNGSLPPGFHSGSGSYNHTSSINGADSIMANRGTTAGSSGDEIGKALASIYPSDHNSNNFSSTPSTPVGSPQGIAGAASQWPRPSGQSALSPNYEGQLHALQNKMEDRLEEAIHVLRSHAVQGPPGLGGGAHSDMHSLLSAVSSVHNGGLGGLSQAFSNAGLALSNRHPTLGGNHQEEPTGLPPSSTLLHGHHASGPPQPTGQPEGFTSLPGSVARSTHSSSGSDIKREDKEDDENSSIADKSEDEKKETKRIRASQEDEDDEDLPPEVKVEREKERRVANNARERLRVRDINEAFKELGRMCQLHLSNDKPQTKLLILHQAVNVILNLEQQVRERNLNPKAACLKRREEEKVSGVVGESPMQLSGGHPGMGGDGHNPVSHM
- the LOC129855170 gene encoding transcription factor E2-alpha-like isoform X8, producing MNEQPQQRMAAVGTQDKELNDLLDFSAMFAPPVANGKNRPTTLASSQFGGSALDERSSSGSWGPGEQNSPSFNQGRGYGDGSHYNEHEGLSSPFLSSGIGGKNERVPYSSFGGQPGFLPSDIAMPSPDAMSPSGLKSASQFYPGSYPNNPRRRPPDGQLDTQPKKIRKPPGLPSSVYASSSGDEYARDNGGYPGTKPGSVYPGSFYMQEGLHPSSDPWASSGPLGQSGYSAMLGNSPHIGQPGSFSAINPQDRMVRTTPRYKRQPLPLSPQNYPLHGSEVNGSLPPGFHSGSGSYNHTSSINGADSIMANRGTTAGSSGDEIGKALASIYPSDHNSNNFSSTPSTPVGSPQGIAGAASQWPRPSGQSALSPNYEGQLHALQNKMEDRLEEAIHVLRSHAVQGPPGLGGGAHSDMHSLLSAVSSVHNGGLGGLSQAFSNAGLALSNRHPTLGGNHQEEPTGLPPSSTLLHGHHASGPPQPTGQPEGFTSLPGSVARSTHSSSGSDIKREDKEDDENSSIADKSEDEKKETKRIRARKEALTLQILSGLSGLSDPGDDQEDEDDEDLPPEVKVEREKERRVANNARERLRVRDINEAFKELGRMCQLHLSNDKPQTKLLILHQAVNVILNLEQQVRERNLNPKAACLKRREEEKVSGVVGESPMQLSGGHPGMGGDGHNPVSHM
- the LOC129855170 gene encoding transcription factor E2-alpha-like isoform X6, whose amino-acid sequence is MNEQPQQRMAAVGTQDKELNDLLDFSAMFAPPVANGKNRPTTLASSQFGGSALDERSSSGSWGPGEQNSPSFNQGRGYGDGSHYNEHEGLSSPFLSSGIGGKNERVPYSSFGGQPGFLPSDIAMPSPDAMSPSGLKSASQFYPGSYPNNPRRRPPDGQLDTQPKKIRKPPGLPSSVYASSSGDEYARDNGGYPGTKPGSVYPGSFYMQEGLHPSSDPWASSGPLGQSGYSAMLGNSPHIGQPGSFSAINPQDRMVRTTPRYKRQPLPLSPQNYPLHGSEVNGSLPPGFHSGSGSYNHTSSINGADSIMANRGTTAGSSGDEIGKALASIYPSDHNSNNFSSTPSTPVGSPQGIAGAASQWPRPSGQSALSPNYEGQLHALQNKMEDRLEEAIHVLRSHAVQGPPGLGGGAHSDMHSLLSAVSSVHNGGLGGLSQAFSNAGLALSNRHPTLGGNHQEEPTGLPPSSTLLHGHHASGPPQPTGQPEGFTSLPGSVARSTHSSSGSDIKREDKEDDENSSIADKSEDEKKETKRIRASQEDEDDEDLPPEVKVEREKERRVANNARERLRVRDINEAFKELGRMCQLHLSNDKPQTKLLILHQAVNVILNLEQQVRGNAGLLWPYLLYCHFLHVDLYITLSPVYILFSVDHREPSRKFHPAIFHTRKICFMYLFNKGLSFYSTVEGWLNDLYAM
- the LOC129855170 gene encoding transcription factor E2-alpha-like isoform X3 — its product is MNEQPQQRMAAVGTQDKELNDLLDFSAMFAPPVANGKNRPTTLASSQFGGSALDERSSSGSWGPGEQNSPSFNQGRGYGDGSHYNEHEGLSSPFLSSGIGGKNERVPYSSFGGQPGFLPSDIAMPSPDAMSPSGLKSASQFYPGSYPNNPRRRPPDGQLDTQPKKIRKPPGLPSSVYASSSGDEYARDNGGYPGTKPGSVYPGSFYMQEGLHPSSDPWASSGPLGQSGYSAMLGNSPHIGQPGSFSAINPQDRMKRQPLPLSPQNYPLHGSEVNGSLPPGFHSGSGSYNHTSSINGADSIMANRGTTAGSSGDEIGKALASIYPSDHNSNNFSSTPSTPVGSPQGIAGAASQWPRPSGQSALSPNYEGQLHALQNKMEDRLEEAIHVLRSHAVQGPPGLGGGAHSDMHSLLSAVSSVHNGGLGGLSQAFSNAGLALSNRHPTLGGNHQEEPTGLPPSSTLLHGHHASGPPQPTGQPEGFTSLPGSVARSTHSSSGSDIKREDKEDDENSSIADKSEDEKKETKRIRARKEALTLQILSGLSGLSDPGDDQEDEDDEDLPPEVKVEREKERRVANNARERLRVRDINEAFKELGRMCQLHLSNDKPQTKLLILHQAVNVILNLEQQVRGNAGLLWPYLLYCHFLHVDLYITLSPVYILFSVDHREPSRKFHPAIFHTRKICFMYLFNKGLSFYSTVEGWLNDLYAM
- the LOC129855170 gene encoding transcription factor E2-alpha-like isoform X2 — protein: MNEQPQQRMAAVGTQDKELNDLLDFSAMFAPPVANGKNRPTTLASSQFGGSALDERSSSGSWGPGEQNSPSFNQGRGYGDGSHYNEHEGLSSPFLSSGIGGKNERVPYSSFGGQPGFLPSDIAMPSPDAMSPSGLKSASQFYPGSYPNNPRRRPPDGQLDTQPKKIRKPPGLPSSVYASSSGDEYARDNGGYPGTKPGSVYPGSFYMQEGLHPSSDPWASSGPLGQSGYSAMLGNSPHIGQPGSFSAINPQDRMVRTTPRYKRQPLPLSPQNYPLHGSEVNGSLPPGFHSGSGSYNHTSSINGADSIMANRGTTAGSSGDEIGKALASIYPSDHNSNNFSSTPSTPVGSPQGIAGAASQWPRPSGQSALSPNYEGQLHALNKMEDRLEEAIHVLRSHAVQGPPGLGGGAHSDMHSLLSAVSSVHNGGLGGLSQAFSNAGLALSNRHPTLGGNHQEEPTGLPPSSTLLHGHHASGPPQPTGQPEGFTSLPGSVARSTHSSSGSDIKREDKEDDENSSIADKSEDEKKETKRIRARKEALTLQILSGLSGLSDPGDDQEDEDDEDLPPEVKVEREKERRVANNARERLRVRDINEAFKELGRMCQLHLSNDKPQTKLLILHQAVNVILNLEQQVRGNAGLLWPYLLYCHFLHVDLYITLSPVYILFSVDHREPSRKFHPAIFHTRKICFMYLFNKGLSFYSTVEGWLNDLYAM
- the LOC129855170 gene encoding transcription factor E2-alpha-like isoform X7, which produces MFAPPVANGKNRPTTLASSQFGGSALDERSSSGSWGPGEQNSPSFNQGRGYGDGSHYNEHEGLSSPFLSSGIGGKNERVPYSSFGGQPGFLPSDIAMPSPDAMSPSGLKSASQFYPGSYPNNPRRRPPDGQLDTQPKKIRKPPGLPSSVYASSSGDEYARDNGGYPGTKPGSVYPGSFYMQEGLHPSSDPWASSGPLGQSGYSAMLGNSPHIGQPGSFSAINPQDRMVRTTPRYKRQPLPLSPQNYPLHGSEVNGSLPPGFHSGSGSYNHTSSINGADSIMANRGTTAGSSGDEIGKALASIYPSDHNSNNFSSTPSTPVGSPQGIAGAASQWPRPSGQSALSPNYEGQLHALQNKMEDRLEEAIHVLRSHAVQGPPGLGGGAHSDMHSLLSAVSSVHNGGLGGLSQAFSNAGLALSNRHPTLGGNHQEEPTGLPPSSTLLHGHHASGPPQPTGQPEGFTSLPGSVARSTHSSSGSDIKREDKEDDENSSIADKSEDEKKETKRIRARKEALTLQILSGLSGLSDPGDDQEDEDDEDLPPEVKVEREKERRVANNARERLRVRDINEAFKELGRMCQLHLSNDKPQTKLLILHQAVNVILNLEQQVRGNAGLLWPYLLYCHFLHVDLYITLSPVYILFSVDHREPSRKFHPAIFHTRKICFMYLFNKGLSFYSTVEGWLNDLYAM
- the LOC129855170 gene encoding transcription factor E2-alpha-like isoform X1, which codes for MNEQPQQRMAAVGTQDKELNDLLDFSAMFAPPVANGKNRPTTLASSQFGGSALDERSSSGSWGPGEQNSPSFNQGRGYGDGSHYNEHEGLSSPFLSSGIGGKNERVPYSSFGGQPGFLPSDIAMPSPDAMSPSGLKSASQFYPGSYPNNPRRRPPDGQLDTQPKKIRKPPGLPSSVYASSSGDEYARDNGGYPGTKPGSVYPGSFYMQEGLHPSSDPWASSGPLGQSGYSAMLGNSPHIGQPGSFSAINPQDRMVRTTPRYKRQPLPLSPQNYPLHGSEVNGSLPPGFHSGSGSYNHTSSINGADSIMANRGTTAGSSGDEIGKALASIYPSDHNSNNFSSTPSTPVGSPQGIAGAASQWPRPSGQSALSPNYEGQLHALQNKMEDRLEEAIHVLRSHAVQGPPGLGGGAHSDMHSLLSAVSSVHNGGLGGLSQAFSNAGLALSNRHPTLGGNHQEEPTGLPPSSTLLHGHHASGPPQPTGQPEGFTSLPGSVARSTHSSSGSDIKREDKEDDENSSIADKSEDEKKETKRIRARKEALTLQILSGLSGLSDPGDDQEDEDDEDLPPEVKVEREKERRVANNARERLRVRDINEAFKELGRMCQLHLSNDKPQTKLLILHQAVNVILNLEQQVRGNAGLLWPYLLYCHFLHVDLYITLSPVYILFSVDHREPSRKFHPAIFHTRKICFMYLFNKGLSFYSTVEGWLNDLYAM
- the LOC129855170 gene encoding transcription factor E2-alpha-like isoform X4, which encodes MNEQPQQRMAAVGTQDKELNDLLDFSAMFAPPVANGKNRPTTLASSQFGGSALDERSSSGSWGPGEQNSPSFNQGRGYGDGSHYNEHEGLSSPFLSSGIGGKNERVPYSSFGGQPGFLPSDIAMPSPDAMSPSGLKSASQFYPGSYPNNPRRRPPDGQLDTQPKKIRKPPGLPSSVYASSSGDEYARDNGGYPGTKPGSVYPGSFYMQEGLHPSSDPWASSGPLGQSGYSAMLGNSPHIGQPGSFSAINPQDRMVRTTPRYNYPLHGSEVNGSLPPGFHSGSGSYNHTSSINGADSIMANRGTTAGSSGDEIGKALASIYPSDHNSNNFSSTPSTPVGSPQGIAGAASQWPRPSGQSALSPNYEGQLHALQNKMEDRLEEAIHVLRSHAVQGPPGLGGGAHSDMHSLLSAVSSVHNGGLGGLSQAFSNAGLALSNRHPTLGGNHQEEPTGLPPSSTLLHGHHASGPPQPTGQPEGFTSLPGSVARSTHSSSGSDIKREDKEDDENSSIADKSEDEKKETKRIRARKEALTLQILSGLSGLSDPGDDQEDEDDEDLPPEVKVEREKERRVANNARERLRVRDINEAFKELGRMCQLHLSNDKPQTKLLILHQAVNVILNLEQQVRGNAGLLWPYLLYCHFLHVDLYITLSPVYILFSVDHREPSRKFHPAIFHTRKICFMYLFNKGLSFYSTVEGWLNDLYAM
- the LOC129855170 gene encoding transcription factor E2-alpha-like isoform X5, whose amino-acid sequence is MNEQPQQRMAAVGTQDKELNDLLDFSAMFAPPVANGKNRPTTLASSQFGGSALDERSSSGSWGPGEQNSPSFNQGRGYGDGSHYNEHEGLSSPFLSSGIGGKNERVPYSSFGGQPGFLPSDIAMPSPDAMSPSGLKSASQFYPGSYPNNPRRRPPDGQLDTQPKKIRKPPGLPSSVYASSSGDEYARDNGGYPGTKPGSVYPGSFYMQEGLHPSSDPWASSGPLGQSGYSAMLGNSPHIGQPGSFSAINPQDRMNYPLHGSEVNGSLPPGFHSGSGSYNHTSSINGADSIMANRGTTAGSSGDEIGKALASIYPSDHNSNNFSSTPSTPVGSPQGIAGAASQWPRPSGQSALSPNYEGQLHALQNKMEDRLEEAIHVLRSHAVQGPPGLGGGAHSDMHSLLSAVSSVHNGGLGGLSQAFSNAGLALSNRHPTLGGNHQEEPTGLPPSSTLLHGHHASGPPQPTGQPEGFTSLPGSVARSTHSSSGSDIKREDKEDDENSSIADKSEDEKKETKRIRARKEALTLQILSGLSGLSDPGDDQEDEDDEDLPPEVKVEREKERRVANNARERLRVRDINEAFKELGRMCQLHLSNDKPQTKLLILHQAVNVILNLEQQVRGNAGLLWPYLLYCHFLHVDLYITLSPVYILFSVDHREPSRKFHPAIFHTRKICFMYLFNKGLSFYSTVEGWLNDLYAM